The following proteins are encoded in a genomic region of Pelodictyon phaeoclathratiforme BU-1:
- the murB gene encoding UDP-N-acetylmuramate dehydrogenase, translating to MTFYRSSTMPSVLENVSLGKRGYYGIGGKARFFAQPGSPAELADLLHWCLDQQLSLALMGSGSNILFSDNEFPGMVISLGGMQRLFWLSDDELFCEAGVENSRIAEELLLSGRDGGEWLYRLPGQIGATVRMNARCFGGEVSAITAAIQTISLEGCLRWQLPDEVFYGYKQTSLMEKPEIVVAVLLRFPQIRPVEEISRLMQGYEEERSAKHHFDFPSCGSTFKNNYALGRSSGTIFDELGFKGQSEGGAMVSKHHANFIYNRGGATAGDVLRLAGRMKDAALEQVGAKLDLEVECIGLFDADLLGSCGVRFVPDRRDSSKGWAGLLWNPQEEELVSLPDPLFPRTLMHGPLVGYSGLDREFPASVFVSVEQLLSLQDAAADPAAPFLRWTTLGKYEALFVVKPPSVIPAGSFTDGLWHYSVSELFIASGDPAGGYLEFEMTPDAHWVALRFEAPRKRERGCEVLSPEPWEKQVRMVQGEGQFGMELSWELIEPFVTGELLLLQCCASSGKGEYALFPWWQHPSLPADFHQPAHFFRIRLV from the coding sequence ATGACCTTTTATCGCTCATCAACAATGCCTTCTGTTCTTGAAAATGTCTCTCTTGGGAAGAGGGGTTATTACGGAATTGGGGGTAAGGCCCGTTTTTTTGCCCAGCCTGGCAGTCCGGCGGAACTTGCAGATCTGCTGCACTGGTGCCTTGATCAACAACTTTCTCTTGCCCTTATGGGGAGTGGGAGCAACATCCTTTTTTCTGATAATGAGTTCCCCGGTATGGTGATCTCTCTGGGCGGGATGCAGCGACTTTTCTGGCTTTCGGATGATGAGTTGTTCTGCGAGGCCGGTGTGGAGAACAGCCGGATTGCTGAAGAGCTGTTACTGTCTGGCAGGGATGGGGGAGAGTGGCTGTATCGGCTTCCCGGCCAGATTGGGGCTACAGTGAGGATGAATGCCCGCTGTTTCGGGGGAGAGGTCTCTGCAATTACGGCCGCTATCCAGACGATCTCTCTTGAGGGTTGTCTGCGCTGGCAGTTGCCTGATGAGGTCTTTTATGGATACAAGCAGACCTCTTTGATGGAGAAGCCGGAAATTGTGGTTGCCGTCCTCTTGCGTTTTCCTCAAATCAGACCAGTGGAGGAGATCAGCCGCTTGATGCAGGGATATGAGGAGGAGCGTTCTGCAAAGCACCATTTCGATTTTCCAAGTTGCGGTTCGACCTTTAAAAACAATTATGCTCTTGGTCGTTCAAGCGGTACTATCTTCGATGAGCTTGGTTTCAAGGGTCAGTCGGAGGGTGGCGCGATGGTGAGCAAGCACCATGCCAATTTTATCTATAACAGGGGAGGGGCAACTGCCGGTGACGTCCTGAGGCTTGCCGGACGCATGAAAGATGCGGCCTTGGAGCAGGTTGGGGCCAAACTCGATCTTGAGGTTGAGTGCATCGGGTTGTTTGATGCGGATCTGCTTGGATCGTGTGGTGTCCGGTTTGTGCCTGATCGTCGTGATTCTTCAAAGGGGTGGGCTGGTCTTTTATGGAATCCGCAGGAAGAGGAGTTGGTTTCCCTTCCGGATCCACTTTTTCCCCGCACGCTTATGCATGGGCCTCTTGTTGGTTATTCCGGTCTCGACAGGGAGTTTCCGGCCTCAGTGTTTGTCTCTGTTGAGCAACTGCTTTCGCTTCAGGATGCCGCCGCCGATCCTGCAGCGCCTTTTCTTCGCTGGACAACTCTTGGCAAGTATGAAGCTCTTTTTGTAGTAAAACCGCCATCTGTCATTCCGGCTGGAAGTTTTACCGACGGACTGTGGCACTACAGTGTTTCCGAACTTTTTATCGCTTCCGGGGATCCTGCTGGAGGCTATCTTGAGTTTGAAATGACTCCTGACGCCCACTGGGTTGCGCTTCGTTTCGAGGCGCCAAGAAAAAGGGAGAGAGGCTGTGAAGTGCTTTCACCGGAGCCATGGGAAAAACAGGTGCGCATGGTGCAGGGTGAGGGGCAGTTTGGGATGGAGTTGTCGTGGGAATTGATTGAGCCTTTTGTTACAGGGGAGCTTCTTCTGCTGCAATGTTGTGCATCTTCAGGAAAAGGGGAGTATGCCCTATTTCCCTGGTGGCAGCATCCCTCATTACCGGCTGATTTTCACCAGCCGGCTCATTTTTTCAGGATTCGTCTTGTTTGA
- a CDS encoding FAD/NAD(P)-binding protein produces MKIVARHDEAPGVKTLRLEFQNPDDLEQFKKTFRTGMFGLYGIYGEGESTFCVASPETRNDYIECTFRQSGRVTSVLANADIGDLITFRGPYGNRFPIEEFYGKNLLFISGGIALPPTRSVIWSCLDQREKFGHVTIVYGARTVADLVYKHELEEWENRADVDLVLTVDPGGESPDWKHRVGFVPTVLEEAAPSPENCIAVICGPPIMIKFTLISLKKLGFDEANVYTTLENRMKCGVGKCGRCNVGSVYVCKEGPVFTAAEVSRMPAADL; encoded by the coding sequence ATGAAAATCGTCGCCCGCCACGACGAAGCTCCCGGAGTGAAAACCCTGAGGCTTGAATTTCAGAACCCGGACGACCTTGAGCAGTTCAAAAAAACGTTCCGTACCGGCATGTTCGGACTCTACGGTATTTACGGCGAGGGAGAAAGCACCTTCTGCGTCGCAAGCCCTGAAACCCGCAACGACTATATTGAATGTACCTTCCGCCAGTCCGGCAGGGTAACATCTGTTTTGGCAAATGCTGATATCGGTGACCTCATAACCTTCCGGGGACCCTACGGAAACCGCTTTCCCATTGAGGAGTTCTATGGCAAAAACCTCCTCTTCATTTCGGGAGGTATAGCCCTGCCACCGACGCGAAGTGTCATCTGGTCATGCCTCGACCAACGTGAAAAATTCGGGCATGTCACCATTGTCTATGGAGCCCGTACCGTCGCCGATCTGGTCTACAAACATGAACTGGAAGAGTGGGAAAATCGCGCTGATGTCGATCTTGTCCTTACCGTCGATCCAGGTGGAGAATCACCCGACTGGAAGCACCGGGTCGGCTTCGTGCCTACCGTGCTTGAGGAGGCTGCCCCCTCTCCCGAAAACTGTATAGCCGTCATTTGCGGGCCCCCAATCATGATCAAGTTCACCCTGATCTCGCTCAAAAAGCTTGGCTTTGATGAAGCAAACGTCTATACAACACTTGAAAATCGCATGAAATGCGGAGTTGGCAAATGCGGACGATGCAATGTAGGCTCGGTCTATGTCTGCAAGGAGGGACCGGTCTTTACGGCAGCGGAAGTTTCCCGAATGCCAGCAGCCGATTTGTAA
- a CDS encoding 4Fe-4S dicluster domain-containing protein, whose product MTRILFSDKLDHCVTKWRSAGLEVIGPVRGESLSTYAAVENGAELDFGMVLPDRSLKELFFPQTEPMVRYTIKKNEIDTVDFTPPQGKRIIFGARACDASGLAIDDPLFGWDYKDEYWFQRRNESVIVTIACTTADDFCMCTSLKLAPDSTKGSDILLRPLERNRGWLVEELTDRGREAFAIISDYLQEGSEPALPTVVVPEKFNLDACVTWLQNPENFDSKFWKEISMRCIGCASCTYLCPTCHCFDIQDEGDTYSGIRRKNWDSCSFSLFTMHTSGHNPRSTQSARWRQRIMHKFNYFPGKFNVNSCSGCGRCSRQCPVDMGITETLQEISKLQP is encoded by the coding sequence ATGACAAGAATCCTTTTCAGCGATAAACTTGACCATTGTGTCACAAAATGGCGCTCGGCGGGTCTTGAGGTCATTGGCCCTGTGCGGGGAGAGTCTCTTTCAACATATGCCGCAGTTGAAAACGGCGCAGAGCTCGATTTCGGCATGGTGCTGCCCGACCGCTCACTCAAGGAACTTTTTTTTCCGCAGACGGAACCAATGGTGCGTTACACCATCAAAAAAAATGAGATCGACACGGTTGACTTCACTCCCCCGCAGGGAAAAAGAATCATCTTCGGTGCAAGGGCCTGCGACGCTTCCGGTCTGGCTATTGACGATCCCCTGTTTGGATGGGACTACAAGGATGAATACTGGTTTCAGCGACGCAATGAATCGGTTATCGTCACCATTGCATGCACAACCGCTGACGACTTCTGCATGTGCACCTCGCTCAAACTGGCGCCAGACAGCACAAAAGGCTCCGACATCCTTCTGCGTCCTCTTGAAAGGAACAGGGGATGGCTGGTTGAGGAGCTGACCGATCGAGGTCGTGAAGCATTCGCAATAATATCCGACTATCTCCAGGAGGGCTCAGAACCAGCGCTTCCGACCGTCGTCGTGCCCGAAAAATTTAATCTCGACGCCTGCGTTACCTGGCTGCAAAACCCTGAAAACTTCGACAGCAAATTCTGGAAAGAGATCTCGATGCGCTGTATTGGCTGCGCCTCCTGTACCTATCTCTGTCCCACCTGCCACTGCTTCGACATTCAGGACGAGGGGGATACCTACAGCGGTATCAGAAGAAAAAACTGGGATAGTTGCTCCTTCTCCCTCTTTACCATGCACACCTCTGGCCATAACCCTCGCTCAACGCAGTCGGCACGCTGGCGCCAGCGCATCATGCACAAATTCAACTATTTTCCCGGCAAATTCAACGTCAACAGTTGCAGCGGATGTGGCCGCTGTTCACGCCAGTGCCCGGTTGACATGGGAATTACAGAGACTTTACAAGAGATTTCAAAATTACAGCCGTGA